In Halomonas alkalicola, the following proteins share a genomic window:
- a CDS encoding sigma-54-dependent transcriptional regulator, which translates to MHDPAAIPVMIIDDEPHLRITAGQTLELAGYAPEPHASAEAALEQLAPDFPGVVVSDIRMPGMDGMALLREVRLRDPDLPVILITGHGDISTAVEAMREGAWDFLEKPFAAERLVEVVRRGVEKRRLSLENRELKAELEAQQSALGPRLVGRTPAIQRLASMVQRISQVEADVLLFGETGAGKDLVARAIHERSHRAPRPFVAINCGAVPESTIESELFGHEKGAFTGAVERRVGKFEHADGGTVFLDEIESMPLALQVKLLRVLQERSVERLGSNVPVPLDIRVIAATKVDLKAAAEAGEFREDLYYRLNVVTLPIPPLRERREDIPLLFQHFAVVAANRSGLEAPPLDAAGISALLAHDWPGNVRELRNLAERYVLLGAAFDYRLQALLEGAESEAGELPLPQQVELFEKSLIDQALARQRGRVTEVAEQLGLPRKTLYDKLRKYGLKAEDYRQSAAP; encoded by the coding sequence ATGCATGACCCGGCCGCCATCCCGGTGATGATCATCGATGACGAACCCCATCTGCGGATCACCGCCGGCCAGACCCTGGAGCTTGCCGGCTATGCCCCCGAGCCCCATGCCAGCGCCGAGGCGGCCCTTGAACAGCTGGCCCCGGACTTTCCCGGCGTGGTGGTCAGCGACATCCGCATGCCCGGCATGGACGGCATGGCGCTGCTGCGCGAGGTCCGGCTGCGCGACCCGGACCTGCCGGTGATCCTGATCACCGGCCACGGCGACATCTCCACCGCGGTGGAGGCGATGCGCGAGGGGGCCTGGGACTTCCTCGAGAAGCCCTTCGCCGCCGAGCGGCTGGTGGAGGTGGTGCGCCGCGGCGTGGAGAAGCGTCGGCTCAGCCTGGAGAACCGCGAGCTCAAGGCGGAGCTGGAGGCCCAGCAGTCGGCCCTGGGCCCGCGGCTGGTGGGGCGCACCCCGGCCATCCAGCGGCTCGCCTCCATGGTGCAGCGCATCAGCCAGGTGGAGGCCGACGTGCTGCTCTTCGGCGAGACCGGTGCCGGCAAGGATCTGGTGGCCCGCGCCATCCATGAGCGCAGCCACCGCGCGCCGCGACCCTTCGTGGCCATCAACTGCGGTGCGGTGCCCGAGAGCACCATCGAGTCGGAGCTGTTCGGCCACGAGAAGGGCGCCTTCACCGGCGCGGTGGAGCGGCGGGTCGGCAAGTTCGAACACGCCGACGGTGGCACCGTCTTCCTGGACGAGATCGAGTCGATGCCGCTCGCCCTTCAGGTCAAGCTGCTGCGGGTGCTGCAGGAGCGCAGCGTGGAGCGGCTCGGCTCCAACGTCCCGGTGCCCCTGGACATCCGGGTGATTGCCGCCACCAAGGTCGACCTCAAGGCCGCCGCCGAGGCCGGCGAGTTCCGCGAGGACCTCTACTACCGACTCAACGTGGTGACCCTTCCGATCCCGCCGCTGCGCGAGCGCCGCGAGGACATCCCGCTGCTCTTCCAGCACTTCGCGGTGGTGGCCGCCAACCGCAGCGGCCTCGAGGCGCCGCCCCTGGACGCCGCCGGCATCAGCGCCCTGCTGGCCCACGACTGGCCGGGCAACGTGCGCGAGCTGCGCAACCTCGCCGAGCGCTACGTGCTGCTCGGCGCCGCCTTCGACTACCGGCTGCAGGCGCTGCTCGAGGGCGCCGAGAGCGAGGCCGGCGAGCTGCCCCTGCCCCAGCAGGTGGAGCTGTTCGAGAAGAGCCTGATCGACCAGGCCCTGGCGCGCCAGCGCGGCCGGGTCACCGAGGTGGCCGAGCAGCTCGGCCTGCCCCGCAAGACCCTCTACGACAAGCTCAGGAAGTACGGCCTCAAGGCCGAGGACTACCGCCAGAGCGCAGCACCCTGA
- a CDS encoding gamma carbonic anhydrase family protein yields MSETTAIRPWKGTTPTLGERVYVDPASLVLGDVTLGDDSSVWPMAVVRGDMHRIRIGARTSVQDGSVLHITHASDFNPGGFPLTIGDDVTIGHKAILHGATLGSRILVGMGAIVMDGAVVEDEVIIAAGAVVTPGKRLESGYVYAGNPAKALRPLKEKERAFFPYTAGNYVRLKDEYLAAMGA; encoded by the coding sequence ATGAGCGAGACGACGGCGATCCGCCCCTGGAAGGGCACCACCCCCACCCTGGGCGAGCGGGTCTATGTGGACCCCGCCAGCCTGGTGCTGGGCGACGTGACCCTGGGCGACGACAGCTCGGTGTGGCCCATGGCGGTGGTGCGCGGCGACATGCACCGCATCCGCATCGGCGCGCGTACCAGCGTGCAGGACGGCAGCGTGCTGCACATCACCCACGCCAGCGACTTCAACCCCGGCGGGTTCCCGCTGACCATCGGCGACGATGTCACCATCGGCCACAAGGCGATCCTCCACGGGGCCACCCTGGGCAGCCGCATCCTGGTGGGCATGGGCGCCATCGTCATGGACGGCGCCGTGGTGGAGGATGAGGTGATCATCGCCGCCGGGGCCGTGGTGACCCCGGGCAAGCGCCTGGAGAGCGGCTACGTCTACGCCGGCAACCCGGCCAAGGCGCTGCGTCCGCTCAAGGAGAAGGAGCGCGCCTTCTTCCCCTATACCGCCGGCAACTATGTTCGGCTCAAGGACGAGTACCTGGCGGCGATGGGCGCTTAG
- a CDS encoding sodium-dependent transporter — translation MNETLERWSTRRAFILAVTGAAVGLGNIWRFPYITGENGGAAFLLLYIGFVLLLGLPVMMAEIMVGRAGRRSPVQSLGHLAAQAGASRHWRLLGLFGAFTVFCILSFYSVVSGWSIEFLVTAINGGFVGAAPAEIGAGFDAFLADPARMTFNHTLFLAMTMLVVAAGVAKGLERLNNLLMPLLYLLLLLLAGYAATTEGFGPALAWLFMPDLSAVTPLVVMHAMGHAFFTLAVGACALMAYGAYMPDQQSLPRAAGAVAVLDVSVALLAGIAIFSVVFAQGMDPGEGPGLMFVTLPIAFAQLPWGALWLSIFFLLLLLATWTSSINLAEPMVATLQGIGLKRGQAAALVGLAVWLVGLLTVLSFSPLAEWRPLFGMNAFELVSTIPPEIFLPLGGLLIGIFAAWVMPEAAARRALGVGHGGFTLWRGLVRWVAIPLTLVVLVAGLV, via the coding sequence ATGAACGAGACCCTGGAGCGCTGGAGCACGCGGCGCGCCTTTATCCTGGCGGTGACCGGTGCCGCCGTGGGGCTGGGCAACATCTGGCGGTTTCCCTACATCACCGGCGAGAACGGCGGCGCCGCCTTCCTGCTGCTCTATATCGGCTTCGTGCTGCTGCTCGGCCTGCCGGTGATGATGGCAGAGATCATGGTCGGCCGCGCGGGCCGGCGCAGCCCGGTGCAGTCACTGGGCCACCTGGCCGCCCAGGCCGGGGCCAGCCGCCACTGGCGGCTGCTGGGGCTGTTCGGCGCCTTCACGGTGTTCTGCATCCTCTCCTTCTACTCGGTCGTCTCCGGCTGGTCCATCGAGTTTCTGGTCACCGCCATCAACGGAGGCTTCGTCGGCGCCGCCCCCGCCGAGATCGGCGCCGGTTTCGATGCCTTCCTGGCCGACCCCGCCAGGATGACCTTCAACCACACCCTGTTCCTGGCCATGACCATGCTGGTGGTGGCCGCCGGTGTGGCCAAGGGGCTGGAGCGCCTCAACAACCTGCTGATGCCGCTGCTCTACCTGCTGCTGCTGCTGCTGGCCGGCTATGCCGCCACCACCGAGGGCTTCGGCCCCGCCCTGGCCTGGCTATTCATGCCGGATCTCTCGGCGGTGACCCCGCTGGTGGTGATGCACGCCATGGGCCACGCCTTCTTCACCCTGGCGGTGGGGGCCTGCGCGCTGATGGCCTATGGCGCCTACATGCCGGACCAGCAGAGCCTGCCGCGGGCCGCTGGCGCCGTGGCGGTGCTGGACGTCTCGGTGGCGCTGCTGGCCGGCATCGCCATCTTCTCGGTGGTCTTCGCCCAGGGCATGGACCCGGGCGAGGGGCCGGGGCTGATGTTCGTCACCCTGCCCATCGCCTTCGCTCAGCTGCCCTGGGGGGCGCTGTGGCTGAGCATCTTCTTCCTGCTGCTGCTGCTGGCCACCTGGACCTCGTCGATCAACCTGGCCGAGCCCATGGTGGCGACCCTCCAGGGCATCGGCCTCAAGCGCGGCCAGGCGGCGGCCCTGGTGGGGCTCGCCGTCTGGCTGGTGGGCCTGCTCACGGTGCTCTCCTTCTCGCCCCTGGCGGAGTGGCGCCCGCTGTTCGGCATGAACGCCTTCGAGCTGGTCAGCACCATTCCGCCGGAGATCTTCCTGCCCCTCGGGGGCCTGTTGATCGGCATCTTCGCCGCCTGGGTGATGCCCGAGGCGGCGGCCCGCCGGGCGCTGGGCGTGGGGCACGGGGGCTTCACCCTGTGGCGTGGCCTGGTGCGCTGGGTCGCGATTCCGCTGACGCTGGTAGTATTGGTGGCCGGCCTGGTCTGA
- the prlC gene encoding oligopeptidase A, producing the protein MSRNPLLEPHELPPFDAIRPEHVVPAIEELLAENRTAIEALVARAGDEAPSWASLAAPLESLNDRLSRAWSPVSHLNGTMNSPELREAYQACLGKLSEYSTWLGQHEGLFRAWQALKEGPAWAALDDAQRRAVDNTLRDFRLAGVDLPAEKKQRYGEIKARLSELGNTFSNQLLDATQGWHLDLADETRLAGLPESALAALRANAEAKGQAGYRITLDFPSFFPVMTYAEDRELRREVYTAFVTRASDQGPLADQYDNAPVMEETLALRRELAELLGFATYADYSLATKMAESPAQVLEFLEDLARRAVPQAKEEFAELEAYARDELAMGELAPWDVGFASEKLREARHAISQEQLRPYFPAPRVVDGLFQVVERLFGVTFAEDDQAPRYHKDVRFFRILEQGEPIAGFYLDLYAREGKRGGAWMDECRVRRLEGEALQLPVAYLTCNFTRPVGDKPALLTHDEVTTLFHEFGHGLHHMLTRQTVADISGINGVAWDAVELPSQFMENYCWEREGLDLIAGHVESGEPLPAELLAKLQAAKNFQSAMGMVRQLEFSIFDLRLHHQLAAPSAAEIQALLDAVRDAVSVVPRAEFNRFQNGFGHIFAGGYAAGYYSYKWAEVLSADAWSAFEEAGIFDPETGRRFRTEILEQGGARDAAELFRAFRGREPSVEPLLRHSGIRAA; encoded by the coding sequence ATGTCCCGCAACCCGCTGCTCGAACCCCATGAGCTTCCCCCCTTCGATGCGATCCGTCCCGAGCACGTGGTGCCGGCCATCGAGGAACTGCTGGCCGAGAACCGCACCGCCATCGAGGCGCTGGTGGCCCGCGCCGGGGACGAGGCACCCAGCTGGGCGAGCCTGGCCGCACCGCTGGAGTCCCTCAACGACCGACTCTCCCGGGCCTGGTCGCCGGTCTCCCACCTCAACGGCACCATGAACAGCCCCGAGCTGCGCGAGGCCTACCAGGCCTGCCTGGGCAAGCTCTCCGAGTACAGCACCTGGCTGGGCCAGCACGAGGGGCTGTTCCGCGCCTGGCAGGCCCTGAAGGAGGGCCCCGCCTGGGCGGCGCTCGACGATGCCCAGCGCCGCGCCGTGGACAATACCCTGCGCGACTTCCGCCTGGCCGGGGTCGACCTCCCGGCGGAGAAGAAGCAGCGCTACGGCGAGATCAAGGCGCGCCTCTCCGAGCTCGGCAACACCTTCTCCAACCAGCTGCTCGACGCCACCCAGGGCTGGCACCTCGACCTGGCCGACGAGACCCGCCTGGCCGGCCTGCCGGAGAGCGCACTGGCCGCCCTGCGCGCCAACGCCGAGGCCAAGGGCCAGGCCGGCTACCGCATCACCCTGGACTTCCCGAGCTTCTTCCCGGTGATGACCTACGCCGAGGATCGCGAGCTGCGCCGCGAGGTCTATACCGCCTTCGTCACCCGCGCCTCCGACCAGGGGCCCCTGGCCGACCAGTACGACAACGCCCCGGTGATGGAGGAGACCCTGGCGCTGCGCCGGGAGCTCGCCGAGCTGCTGGGCTTCGCCACCTACGCCGACTATTCGCTGGCCACCAAGATGGCCGAGTCCCCGGCCCAGGTGCTCGAGTTCCTCGAGGACCTGGCGCGCCGCGCCGTGCCCCAGGCGAAGGAGGAGTTCGCCGAGCTCGAGGCCTACGCCCGGGACGAACTGGCCATGGGCGAGCTCGCCCCCTGGGACGTGGGTTTCGCCAGCGAGAAGCTGCGCGAGGCGCGCCACGCCATCTCCCAGGAGCAGCTGCGCCCCTACTTCCCCGCCCCCCGGGTGGTGGACGGCCTCTTCCAGGTGGTGGAGCGCCTGTTCGGCGTCACCTTCGCCGAGGACGACCAGGCGCCGCGCTACCACAAGGACGTGCGCTTCTTCCGCATCCTCGAGCAGGGCGAGCCCATCGCCGGCTTCTACCTCGACCTCTACGCCCGCGAAGGCAAGCGCGGCGGCGCCTGGATGGACGAGTGCCGGGTGCGCCGCCTGGAGGGCGAGGCCCTGCAGCTGCCGGTGGCCTACCTGACCTGCAACTTCACCCGCCCGGTGGGCGACAAGCCGGCGTTGCTGACCCACGACGAGGTCACCACCCTGTTCCACGAGTTCGGCCACGGCCTGCACCATATGCTGACCCGCCAGACCGTCGCCGACATCTCCGGCATCAACGGGGTGGCCTGGGACGCCGTGGAGCTGCCCAGCCAGTTCATGGAGAACTACTGCTGGGAGCGCGAGGGCCTCGACCTGATCGCCGGCCACGTCGAGAGCGGCGAGCCGCTGCCCGCCGAGCTGCTGGCGAAGCTGCAGGCGGCCAAGAACTTCCAGTCCGCCATGGGCATGGTGCGCCAGCTGGAGTTCTCGATCTTCGACCTGCGCCTGCACCACCAGCTGGCCGCGCCCTCGGCGGCGGAGATCCAGGCGCTGCTCGACGCGGTGCGCGACGCCGTCTCGGTGGTGCCGCGGGCCGAGTTCAACCGCTTCCAGAACGGCTTCGGCCATATCTTCGCCGGCGGCTATGCGGCGGGCTACTACAGCTACAAGTGGGCCGAGGTACTCTCCGCCGATGCCTGGAGCGCCTTCGAGGAAGCGGGTATCTTCGACCCGGAGACCGGCCGGCGCTTTCGCACCGAGATCCTCGAGCAGGGCGGCGCCCGGGATGCCGCGGAGCTGTTCCGCGCCTTCCGCGGCCGCGAGCCCAGCGTCGAACCGCTGCTGCGCCACAGCGGCATCCGCGCGGCCTGA
- a CDS encoding metal-dependent hydrolase, translating to MADFRTHLGVAAAGGAVVAHGGWQAGLWTAWEALPMLALVTFGGILPDIDADRSKAIRLIFNLLAVPGVVAGALLLQGRLDAGGLLLACGAIYLGVRYLAGALFSRFTVHRGLWHSLLAAALCGLISVALSQRLFAQPDILAWAHGLAVALGFVIHLLLDELYSVDLTGARIKRSFGTALKPFDWRSPGNSLVMLLAAVNLLPWLPPLAPLWALLAQGAALWR from the coding sequence ATGGCCGACTTCCGCACCCATCTTGGCGTGGCCGCCGCCGGCGGTGCCGTGGTCGCCCATGGCGGCTGGCAGGCGGGCCTGTGGACGGCCTGGGAGGCCCTGCCGATGCTGGCGCTGGTGACCTTCGGCGGCATCCTGCCCGATATCGACGCCGACCGTTCCAAGGCGATCCGGCTGATCTTCAACCTGCTGGCGGTGCCCGGGGTGGTGGCCGGCGCCCTGCTGCTGCAGGGGCGGCTCGACGCCGGCGGCCTGCTGCTGGCGTGCGGGGCGATCTATCTCGGCGTGCGCTACCTGGCCGGGGCCCTCTTCTCGCGTTTCACGGTGCATCGTGGCCTGTGGCACTCGCTGCTGGCGGCCGCCCTGTGCGGCCTGATCAGCGTGGCGCTCAGCCAGCGGCTCTTCGCCCAGCCCGATATCCTGGCCTGGGCCCACGGGCTGGCGGTGGCGCTGGGCTTCGTCATCCACCTGCTGCTCGACGAGCTCTACAGCGTCGACCTCACCGGGGCGCGCATCAAGCGCTCCTTCGGCACCGCCCTCAAGCCCTTCGACTGGCGCTCGCCGGGCAACTCCCTGGTGATGCTGCTGGCGGCGGTCAACCTGCTGCCCTGGCTACCCCCGCTGGCGCCGCTGTGGGCGCTGCTGGCTCAGGGTGCTGCGCTCTGGCGGTAG
- a CDS encoding YheV family putative zinc ribbon protein — protein sequence MAQAKRFIAGAICPRCAELDRIRSWEQHGIRYRECVSCDFFEQLPIEDEAAPELATRVNQAREEQSRQDFQPVKILDPKGH from the coding sequence ATGGCCCAAGCCAAACGCTTCATCGCCGGTGCGATCTGCCCGCGCTGTGCCGAGCTGGACCGCATCCGCAGCTGGGAGCAGCACGGCATCCGCTACCGGGAGTGCGTGAGCTGCGACTTCTTCGAGCAGCTGCCCATCGAGGACGAGGCCGCCCCGGAGCTGGCCACCCGCGTCAACCAGGCCCGCGAGGAGCAGAGCCGCCAGGACTTCCAGCCAGTGAAGATCCTCGACCCCAAGGGCCACTGA
- a CDS encoding Na/Pi cotransporter family protein: MTRQGVAQALLSRRHHLELLGLAAAAALLLARLDLATLAAGLGLFLWGMTHLGDAIKRLSGGTLDRWLHTATRHPLRAIGVGAAATALVQSSSLVTLLSLSFVGAGLVALPGAIALLFGANLGTTTGAWLIAGFGLRFDLAQFAMPFLALGLLGSRVLKDGRAAAAGVLLGIGLLFLGIDFMKLGFEAWQDGLSLDGLAGDSAWHWPLFVLFGVVATVVMQSSHATLLITLAALAGGQLPYLPALAIAIGANVGTTVTAVLGALGAGAAARRLAGAHVVFNLATAAVALALLVPLAWLVDELGELIGLATDAWPLKLALFHTLFNLLGIVLMLPLIPRLAARLERFFPEPSRIPPAQARYLNTNALEHADTALAAMEQECQRLNRRAYHLLCSAILMPSAEVIGHPPSREVVKARIDTTAWPMVNARYHEQIKPLMAEILDFYARLNMPLTEAQQARLESLYARTLRMVEAVRFGEVLQRSLMRHAAPASPLREAHDDIRMALAQGLNRLAAAPDSADVTSPIDEVRQHWQQALAERLRQHRLDPWLASSLMNDLHQATRLMGALAPA, translated from the coding sequence TTGACACGCCAGGGAGTGGCACAGGCGCTGCTGTCGCGGCGCCATCATCTCGAGCTGCTCGGGCTGGCCGCGGCCGCGGCGCTGCTGCTGGCACGGCTTGATCTCGCCACCCTGGCCGCCGGCCTGGGCCTCTTCCTGTGGGGCATGACCCACCTGGGCGACGCCATCAAGCGCCTCTCCGGCGGCACCCTGGACCGCTGGCTGCACACCGCCACCCGTCACCCGCTTCGCGCCATCGGGGTGGGGGCCGCCGCCACGGCGCTGGTGCAGTCGAGCTCCCTGGTCACCCTGCTCTCGCTCTCCTTCGTCGGGGCGGGCCTCGTCGCCCTGCCCGGCGCCATCGCCCTGCTGTTCGGGGCCAACCTCGGCACCACCACCGGGGCCTGGCTGATCGCCGGCTTCGGCCTGCGCTTCGATCTCGCTCAGTTCGCCATGCCCTTCCTGGCCCTCGGGCTGCTCGGCTCCCGGGTGCTCAAGGATGGCCGCGCCGCAGCGGCCGGGGTGCTGCTGGGCATCGGCCTGCTGTTTCTGGGCATCGACTTCATGAAGCTGGGCTTCGAGGCGTGGCAGGACGGCCTCTCCCTGGACGGCCTGGCCGGCGACAGCGCCTGGCACTGGCCGCTCTTCGTGCTGTTCGGGGTGGTGGCCACGGTGGTGATGCAGTCGAGCCACGCCACCCTGCTGATCACCCTGGCGGCCCTGGCGGGAGGACAGCTGCCATACCTGCCGGCCCTGGCCATCGCCATCGGCGCCAACGTCGGCACTACCGTCACCGCGGTGCTGGGGGCGCTGGGCGCCGGTGCCGCGGCGCGACGGCTGGCCGGGGCCCACGTGGTGTTCAACCTGGCCACCGCCGCCGTGGCCCTGGCACTGCTGGTGCCGCTGGCCTGGCTGGTGGACGAGCTCGGCGAGCTGATCGGCCTGGCCACGGATGCCTGGCCGCTCAAGCTCGCCCTCTTCCACACCCTCTTCAACCTGCTCGGCATCGTGCTGATGCTGCCGCTGATCCCACGGCTCGCCGCACGCCTGGAGCGATTCTTCCCCGAGCCCTCGCGGATCCCTCCCGCCCAGGCCCGCTACCTGAACACCAACGCCCTGGAGCACGCCGACACGGCACTGGCCGCCATGGAGCAGGAGTGCCAGCGGCTCAACCGCCGCGCCTACCACCTGCTCTGCTCGGCGATCCTGATGCCCAGCGCCGAGGTGATCGGCCATCCGCCCTCTCGGGAGGTGGTCAAGGCGCGGATCGACACCACCGCCTGGCCGATGGTCAACGCCCGCTACCATGAGCAGATCAAGCCGCTGATGGCGGAGATCCTCGACTTCTACGCACGGCTCAACATGCCGCTCACCGAGGCGCAGCAGGCCAGGCTCGAGAGCCTCTATGCCCGCACCCTGCGCATGGTGGAGGCGGTGCGCTTCGGCGAGGTGCTGCAGCGCAGCCTGATGCGGCATGCCGCCCCGGCCAGCCCCCTGCGCGAGGCCCATGACGATATCCGAATGGCCCTGGCCCAGGGCCTCAACCGCCTGGCCGCCGCCCCCGACTCGGCGGATGTCACCTCGCCCATCGACGAGGTTCGCCAGCACTGGCAGCAGGCCCTGGCCGAGCGCCTGCGCCAGCACCGCCTCGACCCCTGGCTGGCCTCCTCGCTGATGAACGACCTGCACCAGGCCACGCGCCTGATGGGGGCCCTGGCCCCCGCCTGA